The Ancylobacter sp. SL191 nucleotide sequence GCTCGAGCTGCATTGCGGCTGGTCTGCCGAGATCCTCGATCGCCTGCGCGCCGACGAGCTCGATCTCGCGGTCGCCATGGTCAACAATGAGGACACGCGCCACCTCTCCCGCTCCTGGGTCGAGCGGCCGATCTGGGCGGCGGCGGACGACGCGCGGCTCGACACCAACCGTGGCATTCCCCTGGCTGCCCATCCCGAAGGCTGCGTCTACCGCGCGCGGATGATCCAGGCGCTCGATGCAGCACGGCTGCGCTGGCGTGTGGCCTATTCAGGTGCGGGCATTGCCGGGCTGCAGAACGCGGTGGTGAGCGGCCTCGGCGTCAGCGCCCTTACACGCTACACCCTGCTGCCGGGGATGCGCGTACTGGACGAGGCCGACGGCTTCCCGCCGCTGGCAGAGATCCGCGTCGGGCTGTTCTACAAGCACCCCAGGCTTTCACCCGCGGGCATCAATCTGGTGAACCACATGATCGCGCAGCTCGACGAAGCCGGCGTCTCTGCGCCAGGCATTGCCGCCGGGCGCGACCGGTTGGAGCGGCGATAGCCGTCGCGAGCTTCGCGCAGGCCAGCATCACTGACGAGGAAGATGGTTCGCAGTTTTGTACCGAAGTGGCGCGCCCGAATATATTCGGACTCCCACCCCATATTCGTTGTTTATTTTTGCATATTTTAATATGATTGATTTATCATGCCTTAGTCTAAAATTGGCGTAAATTTTATCATCTATAATCTAACAAATAAATAAAAATACTATGAATTTTTCTATAAATCATTTAAATATTATATATTATACTTGAGCCCGGCAAAGAGAGAAAGTGAACATCTAACTGAGCCGAAATAGGCACTCGCGCTCTGGCGAAGTGGGTAACGATCTACGTCAGACCTTCCGGTCGCTAGCTAAATCATCTGGATTTTCCGAGTTTGACGGCCGCTTATTGATGAAACACGCGATTCCGGGAGTGAATGCGGCTACATTTCTCTGCATCACTGGAGGGGATTGTCAAAGATCAGGGGCTCGGCGCGGCCGTTGCCGAATCTGGCGCGCAATAATTCCGTAAAGGCGGGATCTTCCAGACTGCAAGTGTAGTGTCACCACCGCCTCGGTAGTGCCGCGACTGCGCGCGAAGCAAGCCCTGAACGGCGCTTTAACCTCGTAGGAGGCCTCTCATAAGGGTGCGCCGACCTTATTCATCTGGACCCGTCGTATCTGTCACCTTCTCCATCCAAGTGACCACCTTGCCGTCGAGTTCCTCAGCCACGGCCAGATGTGACATGGCCTGATCGGCGCTGGCCCCGTGCCAGTGGCGCACATTCGGCGGAATCCAGACCAGATCGCCGGGCACTACCTCCTCAATCGGCCCGCCTTCTTTCTGAACCCGGCCACGTCCGGAAATGATGAACAGCGTCTGGCCCAGCGGGTGCGTGTGCCACGCCGTGCGAGCGCCCGCCGTGAAGTTCACCGTCGCGCCGCTCACGCGCGCCGGCGCATCGCCGCGGAAATTGCCAGAGACGCGAACGTCACCGGTGAAGTAGGCCGACGGTCCTGGTGTCGAGGGCGCATTCTTGGCGCGGACGATCTTGAGATCGGCATCGGAAGCGGGTGCCGGCTGCGCCGTCGCGGCGGTGCGGCTGTCGAAAACACGTTGCAGTACGGCCACCGCCGATACGGCGCGCGGCCATCCGGCGTAGAAACCGAGATGGGCCACCGTCTCGGCGGCCTCGTCGCGCGTCAATCCGTTATCCATCGCCCGATTGGCGTGGAAGGGAAGCTGCTCGGGTTGGCCGATGGCGATCAGCGCCGCCATGGTGACAAGGCTGCGGTCGCGCGGGGTAAGCTCGGCACGCTGCCACAGATCGCCGAACAGCACCCGGTTGGTGAGTTCAGCCAGCTCGGGCGCGGCCGGTGCG carries:
- a CDS encoding LysR substrate-binding domain-containing protein; protein product: MRAITNFQTDLLRAFVCVVDLGAYTRAGEALGRTQPAISLQIRRLEELVGAPLIRQVSRNLQLTGEGEVLLTYAREILRLNDEAASHFNRATITGVIRVGLPNDYAVAFLQGVITDYTRQHPELMLELHCGWSAEILDRLRADELDLAVAMVNNEDTRHLSRSWVERPIWAAADDARLDTNRGIPLAAHPEGCVYRARMIQALDAARLRWRVAYSGAGIAGLQNAVVSGLGVSALTRYTLLPGMRVLDEADGFPPLAEIRVGLFYKHPRLSPAGINLVNHMIAQLDEAGVSAPGIAAGRDRLERR
- a CDS encoding carboxymuconolactone decarboxylase family protein → MKKTAASLALSALATTAVAAEEVRRARVAPEAVYQVAPGLGHFTDDVLFGEVWVRDSLKPRDRSLVTVTALIATGKTAQIGVHAARALDNGVTPAELGEVITQLAFYSGWPNAISAVIEVKRVYDERGIGPVAPSQAPRIELEAAAEAARKVAVDTAIAPAAPELAELTNRVLFGDLWQRAELTPRDRSLVTMAALIAIGQPEQLPFHANRAMDNGLTRDEAAETVAHLGFYAGWPRAVSAVAVLQRVFDSRTAATAQPAPASDADLKIVRAKNAPSTPGPSAYFTGDVRVSGNFRGDAPARVSGATVNFTAGARTAWHTHPLGQTLFIISGRGRVQKEGGPIEEVVPGDLVWIPPNVRHWHGASADQAMSHLAVAEELDGKVVTWMEKVTDTTGPDE